TTGTTTGATTCACGCTCAGGCACATCGACCCGCAGTCGCAATGGATCGATCTGCACGATGTCGGCAACCGGGGCGCCCGCGGCAAGATACTCGCCCACGCTCGCGCTCTTCTGCTGTACGACCCCACTGATCGGTGCGTAAAGCACCGTGTCGGCAAGTTGCTGTCGAGCGAGATTCAACTCTGAACGTCTTTGCGCCAGAAGGCCTTGCCGGTTCCGAATTTCTTCGATGGCATCCTGATAACGGCTGGCGGCAACTTTGTACTCGGCGTCGGCGGTGTCGTACTCAGCGCGCGGAATAATTCCCTGATTGATCAAACGCGCGGCGCGATCGCGTTTCGCTTTCGCTTCGTCGAGCACTGCCTTCGCTTCTCGCACCGGTCCGGTTTGCTCGAGCGCTACGCGATCATCGCCACCTGCGGGCGACAATCCGACGCGCGCGCGGGTTTGGGCCAACGCGGCTTCTGCCTGCTGGACGCGGAGTTGATAGTCCTGCTGCTCGAGCCGCGCAATCGCTTGCCCCTTCCGCACGACACTTCCCAAATCCACGGTTATCGATTGCAGGCGTCCCGCGACTTTCATCCCGACAGTCGTTTGGTCGTAAGCGGCCAGCGTTCCGTTAACGGTCACTGTGTCGCCGATCGGCGTCTCCACAACCGGTACGGTTTTTACCTGGCGCGCCTGGCCTTTGCCATCGCCGGGGGCCGCCCGACCGGACGCCGGATAATCACTTTTGCAGGCAGCCGAACCGAGGGCCGCAACTGCGAGCAACGCGATAGCTGCACGTTGAGAATAGATCCAAATATTTGAAAGCAAACCCATCGTCTTTTCAGTAGGATGCGTGAAGTCTAGCACGTTAGACGACGGGAGGTTGAGTTGGGTTACGGCTTGAGCGTTACCGGTGAATAGCCCAGCCCATCGGGTTCTTTTCCTGCGGTCAGTCGACCGGCGACTTGCCAGGTCTTCAGGTCGATCATAGTCACGATGTCAGCGTTGGTATTCGCGACGAACGCGTGCGAGAGTTTGGACGCGACCAGGATTCCCACGGGCACTGGACCCTGGCCAAACTGATTCCCAAAAATGCGCTGGCCTGAAGTTGCTCCCTCAGCTGCCTTCAATTGCATGGGAATTCGCCGCACTTCTTTCCTGGTCACGGCGTCGAAGACTGCCACGTCACCAGAACGCGCGTTTGAGACCAGAACGAAACGGCCTCCGGGCGCGAATTTCACGCGAATGGGAAAATCTTTTGACTCGACCGTCGCTAGTATCTGCAACGTTTTCACGTCGATCACTGAGACGGTATTAGCCGCACGGTTTGTCACCCACACTTCCTTTTCATCGGGTGAGATGTCGATGCCTTCGGCGCCGGCACCCGTGGCGAGATCCGAAATCTTCTTACGCGTCTTCAGGTCAATGACCGTGACCGAGCCGGATCCAATGTTCGCGACGAAAGCCTTATTGCTGCGCCGGGCGAGCACGACCATGTGCGAGACGTTCTGATCGGTTGTCACTGCGGCTGCGACTTTTCCGCTCTCAATGTCCACCACCAGCAGAGCCTTGTTCCCCTCAGCCGTGACGACGATCTCATTTCCGCGCAACCACTCGATGCCATGTGGGCGGCGATATTCGCCGAGATCGATCGTTTTGAGTGTCTTCTTGCCGGCAACATCAATGACAGTCAGAGAACTTCCCGGAGCCTGCTGAGTGCCGTAGTTTGCGACGACCGCGATCTTGCCGTTGGGCGAGACGGCCACTTCGTGCGGACCGGCGCCGGTGGGGATGGTGGCCACGGCGGTGTTAGTCGCGACGTTAATCAGCGAGACGGTGTTGTCGGATTTGTTCAGCACCAGCAGCGTGCCCGAATCGGCAGCCGCGATCGTGGGCATCGCCGCGACGGCGAGAAGACAAATAACCAGACGGAACAAATTGAAGAGACGCATAGAAAAACTCCTTAGTCGTTACCGATGACGCGCAGCGAGAGTTTACGTGCAGACTGGATCATCTGCCAGTGGTGAGGAACGATCCAGCACGCCGGGGCGAGCGTACCGACTTATCCGCCGAAGCTCTTCCGAATCAGGTAAGACATCTTGATGAAGAACGTGCGGCCGTTGCGACGAAACCCCGGTTCCAGATCGCCGGTAAATGGATTGAAGCCGTTGCGATTGAGATCGTCGTTGTAGCCAGCGTAGAAAGCAGTGCCCGGATTCGGCGTCCAGCCCAGCAGGAATTGGCCACGAACGTTCGATGCCAGCGTGTCGTAGTCAACGCGCGCGCGCGCAAACCAGAACCGGGTGAACTGATATGTCCCGCGGAAGGCGTAAATGTTGTCGTCAAACGCGACGAGGTTCGTGTCGTAACGACGGAGACGCGACTTGTTGTAATTCAACGAAAGCTGCAATTTCTCGGTCGGCTTGTAAGTGAAGGAGCCGTTCAAATCCACTGCGAACCCCGGTCCCGGATCGAGCGCGACTCCCTGTCCAAATTGAAGCGCCGCCGGACTCACGCGCGGATACTTTGGCCCGCCGCCAAAGTCGTAATCCAACGCGCCATGGCCAAAGTTGGCGAAGAAGCGCATTGAAAATTTCTTGCTCGGCGTGGCGCCGCCGCCGAAGAACCAAACCTTGTTATGCGAAGATCGGGTCGGCTCGCCAAAGAACGCACCCGCCTGCGCCGCCGTCCGCTTGGCGCCAAATTCTTCCTCGTAAGCCTTCTCGTAACGATCGTCAAACCCGCCACCAAAGAATGATTGCTTTTGGAAATTGAAGAACAAATGGGCGCCGGACTGCCCGCCCTGAATTCGTCCGTCCCAATCGTAGAGAAGCTGATTGAAGCTTTCGACGTTCCACGATACCAGTCGCGCTTTCTGTTTCGGAGTCGAATTCCAGGAGATGTAGAAATCGTTCTCGTTTGTGTTGGTGCGACGGACAAAGCCGACATCCGAACGGAAATCGCGCGTGCGGCCGAACGCGAACGCCTGGATGAACAGGTTGCGACCCGCCTTGTCGAGTTGCGCGAGATAACCGAAACCGTTTCCCTTGCGGTAAACCAGACGGCTTTGACAGAAGCTTCGCTCACGCCCGGTCAGGCTGGCGCAGGCGGTCGTCCGGTCGAGTTCGGGATCGCGAAAGTAACGATTCGAAGTCGTGCCCACCGTGTGAAGCGTGAGGGTCGTCTGCTTGTCGAGCTTGAACCGGCCGTCGATGCCGAGGATCTGGTTGTGCTTTTCAATAAAGTTGTATGAGGTTGCCACCAGGCCGACGCGGCTTTCCTTGCCGACATCTCGGGTCAGGCGTAACACGCCGATGTAGGCCTTCTTGTCCAACAGTGGGAAGTTGAATGAATCGAGTCGCTCGTCGCCGGTGAATGTTCCCGGACCTCGATCTGCCGCCACCATCAAACCGTAAGATGTGCGCCCTTGCTTGCCCACCCACTTTGCGGCCACGAGTGGATTGATGATCGTGCGCGTGTGCACGACGTTCAGCGGCAACTGAAAAAGTTCGATGCCTTCAAGAAAGAACGGTCGTTTCTCCTGAAAGAAAATCGGAAAGCGTTGGTTGGTCGTGACCACCGTCGCGTCGGCTTCGACCTGCGCAAAGTCAGGATTGATGGCAAGGTTAATTGTCGAGGTCGGGTTCAGCGTGTACTTCGCCGTCAATCCGAGATCGAATTTGATCGGCTCGTTGACCATCCGGCCCGGATCGTTCGGAATCGGAAGGTAATGCGGCAGCATCTTGCCGGTCTCTGAAACGGTCAGACTGGGAATCAGTTCAAGTGTGCGTTCAGTTGAGATGCCTTCGAACCCGGTAATCTTTCCAGCTTGATTCAACAACCCGTTAGTGTCGCGCGAGATAGGCATCCACGAATCCTGCTCGCCGTTCAAACGCTGGATGATGCGAAAGATCTGAATGCCCCAAAGTTTCCCCTTGCCGGCTTCGTACCGCAGCGACTTGAACGGAATCGCCACTTCAACGACATAGCCATCGCTGGTGATCGACCCTTTCGACTCCATCACGATGTCGACGCTGAAATCGACGTTTACACCTTCGGTGCGAATGCCGTCCATCTGTACGCCGAGCGGATTGAACGCGAGCACATACGCCTTCCGCTGGTCGTTGAAGGTGTCGAGCAGCACGCGAATGCTGTCCTCGACCCCGTTGAGAACGTCGTCGCGTTTGGCGATCGAGGCGCTGACCTTGTCAGGGTCGTCGAAACAATGAAACGCGATATAGAGAGTCTTTGAATCGTAGCCCATCATCACTTCGGTGGGCTTCGAAGGCGCTGTATTGTCACCCGGACTGGTTTGATAGAAGTTCTTGAAGGTGGCAGCGCTTTGCCACACGGCATCGTCAAGCCGGCCGTCGATCACCGGGGCCTTTTCAAACCTGCCGATGGTAACCGGTTGGCTTTTCTCAGGCGGAAGCACAACGCGTCCTTTTACCGGTGCGGGTGATGTCGCGGCCGTTGAATCTGTCGGCGAACTAGTGGGTGAGGCAGCAGGAGACGGGGCCGGCGTGGCAGTCGGGGTCGATTTCGCTTGAGCGGTGAAAGCCGCGCAAACAACAAATGCGGACGCCAGGGCGGATCGGGCAACCCGGAGAAAAGTTTGTGTGCCACTCATGCTGAAAATTAGGTCAGAACCATCCGCCTGAATGGATGGGTCGAACACTACTCTCGTTGCGTTTTTTAACCCACCCGCTATCGACCACTCCAGCGCGGCTGCCGCGCCAAAGACCGGGTGCAGGTGGTACTGATCTCACTGCGCCGCCGGCTAGAAGCTCTTGCGGAACAGCCAGGACATCTTGACGAAGTACGTGCGGCTATTGCGCCGGAAGCCCGGCACTATCTGGCTGCTGAATGGATGCACAGTGTTGTAGTTCAAATCGTCGTTGTAACCGGCGTAGAACGATTTGCCCGGACTCGGCGTCCAGCCCAACAGGAACTGCGAGCGCGCGCGCGAATTCAGCGTGTTGTAATCGATGATGGCGCGCGCGAACCAGGCCTTGGTGAATTGATAGGTCCCGCGCCAATTCCAGATGTTGACGTCAAACGCAACTTGACCGGTGTCATCCCGGACCAGTCTTTGTTTATTGAGGCTCAGCGAAGTGCGAAACTCGTTGGTCGGTTGAAAGGTGATGCCGCCGTTTATTTGCAAAAGGTTTCCGCGGCCCGGATCCAACGGCACACCAAAACAAAGAGGCGATCGAAGATCCGGCTGATTGGCCGCCGGCGGATCGCACTGACCCGTGGCGACTAGTTGACGTGCTGCAATTGCGGGTGGACTCACGCGTGGATACTTTGGCAGGTTTCCAAAATCCAAATCGAAGTGTCCCCAGCGGTGCGTAACCTGACCGTTGAATTGGACCTTCTTGTTGAAATTTGAGCCGAAGTAACCTGACAGGTGGTGCTTCATCGAAGAACGTTCGTTGTCCGGCCCCCAGAACGTACAACGCGTGGCGCTATTGCCCCCAAACGGATTACACGGTCGCGCCTCGCGCGTGGCGCCGAATTCGTGATCGAATAAACGTTCCCAGGCCGGCTCATACCAAACACCGACCCAACTGCTGCGCGGGAGGCTCAACTCAGCCAGGTTCTCGGACTCCCAAATATACATTCGACCCTGCCAGTCGTAATCGACGTGGGTGAAGTTGTGAATGTGATATGAAACTAACGTCTTCTTTGGATTGCGATCTGAGTTGTAGCGCAGGAACGCAAAATTGAAATTCGAGTTCGGTCGCTGGAAGAATCCGACGTCCGCGCGATAGTCCTGGGTGAAGCCGTCGCCGCCGAGCTCATATCCCCAGTTCCGGCCGGAAACACTGTAAACCGTGGAGTAGCCAAAACCATTTCCCGTGCGATACCGGGTGATGCCGTCGTCAGGATCGAAGAAGAAATTCCGCGACGTTGTGCCCAGCGTCTGAAAAGCAAAGACTGTCTGCTTGTTCAGCTTGAAACGGCCGTCGATCGCGAGCAGTTGATTGTGCTTCTCGATGAAGTTGTAAGTGGTCGCGAGCATGCCCAGCGTGTTTTCCTTGCCGATGTCACGCTTCAGCCGCAACACGCCGATGTAGGCGTTCTTATCGACAAACCGTTCATCGTTACAGACCACGCGCGGATCCAGCGAGCGGCGTTCGAGACACGAGCTGAGCGCTCCGCGCTGATCGGCGCTGAGATTTCCCGGCCCATTATCGCTCGCCAGGATCAGGCCAAAACTGTTGCGACCGATCTTGCCGGTAGTCTTCACCGCGATGTCCGGATCGACGATCGCACGCGTGTGCACGGCGGTAACGCGCGTCTGAAAAATGTCGATGCCTTCCAGAAAGAACGGCCGTTTTTCCGGGAAGAAGATCGGGAACCTTTGGTTGGCGGTGACGACAAGC
The nucleotide sequence above comes from Pyrinomonadaceae bacterium. Encoded proteins:
- a CDS encoding efflux RND transporter periplasmic adaptor subunit, which gives rise to MGLLSNIWIYSQRAAIALLAVAALGSAACKSDYPASGRAAPGDGKGQARQVKTVPVVETPIGDTVTVNGTLAAYDQTTVGMKVAGRLQSITVDLGSVVRKGQAIARLEQQDYQLRVQQAEAALAQTRARVGLSPAGGDDRVALEQTGPVREAKAVLDEAKAKRDRAARLINQGIIPRAEYDTADAEYKVAASRYQDAIEEIRNRQGLLAQRRSELNLARQQLADTVLYAPISGVVQQKSASVGEYLAAGAPVADIVQIDPLRLRVDVPERESNNIRNGQSVRVTVEGDPEAYLGVVKRLSPSISQQNRVLAVEADVRNSGRLRPGAFVRAEIVTDQTSSAATVPPSAIVTFAGIEKVITVEGGKAVEKVVMTGRRGADWVEIRSGVNVGQPVVVNPGNLQSGQAVTVTE
- a CDS encoding cytochrome D1 domain-containing protein, which codes for MRLFNLFRLVICLLAVAAMPTIAAADSGTLLVLNKSDNTVSLINVATNTAVATIPTGAGPHEVAVSPNGKIAVVANYGTQQAPGSSLTVIDVAGKKTLKTIDLGEYRRPHGIEWLRGNEIVVTAEGNKALLVVDIESGKVAAAVTTDQNVSHMVVLARRSNKAFVANIGSGSVTVIDLKTRKKISDLATGAGAEGIDISPDEKEVWVTNRAANTVSVIDVKTLQILATVESKDFPIRVKFAPGGRFVLVSNARSGDVAVFDAVTRKEVRRIPMQLKAAEGATSGQRIFGNQFGQGPVPVGILVASKLSHAFVANTNADIVTMIDLKTWQVAGRLTAGKEPDGLGYSPVTLKP
- a CDS encoding DUF5916 domain-containing protein, translating into MSGTQTFLRVARSALASAFVVCAAFTAQAKSTPTATPAPSPAASPTSSPTDSTAATSPAPVKGRVVLPPEKSQPVTIGRFEKAPVIDGRLDDAVWQSAATFKNFYQTSPGDNTAPSKPTEVMMGYDSKTLYIAFHCFDDPDKVSASIAKRDDVLNGVEDSIRVLLDTFNDQRKAYVLAFNPLGVQMDGIRTEGVNVDFSVDIVMESKGSITSDGYVVEVAIPFKSLRYEAGKGKLWGIQIFRIIQRLNGEQDSWMPISRDTNGLLNQAGKITGFEGISTERTLELIPSLTVSETGKMLPHYLPIPNDPGRMVNEPIKFDLGLTAKYTLNPTSTINLAINPDFAQVEADATVVTTNQRFPIFFQEKRPFFLEGIELFQLPLNVVHTRTIINPLVAAKWVGKQGRTSYGLMVAADRGPGTFTGDERLDSFNFPLLDKKAYIGVLRLTRDVGKESRVGLVATSYNFIEKHNQILGIDGRFKLDKQTTLTLHTVGTTSNRYFRDPELDRTTACASLTGRERSFCQSRLVYRKGNGFGYLAQLDKAGRNLFIQAFAFGRTRDFRSDVGFVRRTNTNENDFYISWNSTPKQKARLVSWNVESFNQLLYDWDGRIQGGQSGAHLFFNFQKQSFFGGGFDDRYEKAYEEEFGAKRTAAQAGAFFGEPTRSSHNKVWFFGGGATPSKKFSMRFFANFGHGALDYDFGGGPKYPRVSPAALQFGQGVALDPGPGFAVDLNGSFTYKPTEKLQLSLNYNKSRLRRYDTNLVAFDDNIYAFRGTYQFTRFWFARARVDYDTLASNVRGQFLLGWTPNPGTAFYAGYNDDLNRNGFNPFTGDLEPGFRRNGRTFFIKMSYLIRKSFGG
- a CDS encoding DUF5916 domain-containing protein codes for the protein MTFNIFPSLGLPFVRPATVAGLLFIFFALVVCGSGAYAQTATASPSASPSASPASTNPASAPTPATAGVDAKAASSGRTVVLPPEKAQPVRVPKLSKPPVIDGKLDDEVWKEAAVLKDFYQIDPGDNIAPSKPTEVLLGYDEKFFYVAFRAFDEQDKIRSTVAKRDNIFQDDYVGMFLDTFNDQRRAFEFFFNPLGIQGDGILTEGRGEDFSVDVVFDSKGTITETGYYVEIAIPFKSIRYVAGKDKQWGVHFFRRIQRFNRELDSWMPFSRSISGNMNQAGHITGLEGISTERTLELVPSITLSQDGRFVRSYGIFPNTPAALTDPGRIVNDRLRFDPGLTLKFVPSPAITLDLAINPDFAQVEADQLVVTANQRFPIFFPEKRPFFLEGIDIFQTRVTAVHTRAIVDPDIAVKTTGKIGRNSFGLILASDNGPGNLSADQRGALSSCLERRSLDPRVVCNDERFVDKNAYIGVLRLKRDIGKENTLGMLATTYNFIEKHNQLLAIDGRFKLNKQTVFAFQTLGTTSRNFFFDPDDGITRYRTGNGFGYSTVYSVSGRNWGYELGGDGFTQDYRADVGFFQRPNSNFNFAFLRYNSDRNPKKTLVSYHIHNFTHVDYDWQGRMYIWESENLAELSLPRSSWVGVWYEPAWERLFDHEFGATREARPCNPFGGNSATRCTFWGPDNERSSMKHHLSGYFGSNFNKKVQFNGQVTHRWGHFDLDFGNLPKYPRVSPPAIAARQLVATGQCDPPAANQPDLRSPLCFGVPLDPGRGNLLQINGGITFQPTNEFRTSLSLNKQRLVRDDTGQVAFDVNIWNWRGTYQFTKAWFARAIIDYNTLNSRARSQFLLGWTPSPGKSFYAGYNDDLNYNTVHPFSSQIVPGFRRNSRTYFVKMSWLFRKSF